A portion of the Bacillus sp. V2I10 genome contains these proteins:
- a CDS encoding aldo/keto reductase gives MKHRDLGKQGLNVSTIGLGTMGMSMAYGPPSDEEEGIKTIQHAYELGVNFFDTAELYGYGHGHNEKLVGSAVKGFRENVVLATKFGFDMTVEPLGSRFNSHPDNIRKVAENSLRYLQTDYIDVFYQHILDPNIPIEEVAGTVGELIKEGKVKYFGLSNVGPETIRRAHAVTPVSVLQSEYSIFEREVEEKTLPLLRELGIGLVPYAPLGRGFLTDAVKPAEEYAEDDFRRIDERWKGENFIYNLRATEQLKEMAADKDITVAQLALAWLLTQGEDIVPIPGSRSMTRVKQNIGAANVKLAQADLNRINEIIPHGAAGGRYPAEIINNYTSD, from the coding sequence ATGAAACATCGTGATTTAGGAAAGCAAGGTCTGAACGTATCAACGATAGGTTTAGGAACTATGGGGATGTCTATGGCGTACGGCCCCCCATCAGATGAGGAAGAGGGAATTAAGACCATTCAGCATGCCTATGAGCTAGGGGTGAACTTTTTTGATACGGCTGAGCTGTACGGGTACGGTCACGGGCACAATGAGAAATTAGTTGGAAGCGCGGTTAAGGGTTTCCGCGAAAACGTAGTGCTGGCTACTAAATTTGGGTTTGATATGACTGTTGAGCCACTCGGCTCACGTTTCAACAGTCATCCGGATAACATTCGTAAGGTAGCAGAAAATAGTCTGCGTTATCTACAGACCGACTACATCGACGTTTTCTACCAACATATCCTTGATCCTAACATTCCAATAGAGGAAGTCGCCGGGACCGTTGGAGAACTCATCAAGGAGGGTAAGGTAAAGTACTTTGGATTGAGTAATGTAGGTCCTGAAACGATTCGACGCGCTCACGCTGTGACTCCAGTCTCTGTACTCCAGAGTGAGTACTCAATATTCGAACGTGAGGTTGAGGAGAAAACATTACCATTGTTGAGAGAACTTGGTATTGGTCTAGTCCCATACGCTCCTCTTGGCCGTGGGTTCCTGACGGACGCTGTAAAGCCTGCTGAGGAATATGCTGAGGACGACTTCCGTCGTATTGACGAACGTTGGAAGGGAGAGAACTTCATTTACAACCTGCGTGCAACAGAGCAACTGAAGGAAATGGCAGCAGATAAGGATATCACCGTCGCCCAGTTGGCTCTTGCTTGGCTTCTTACCCAGGGAGAAGATATTGTCCCAATCCCAGGTTCACGTAGTATGACACGTGTGAAGCAGAACATTGGTGCCGCAAATGTCAAACTCGCGCAGGCTGACCTTAATCGTATTAATGAGATTATTCCGCACGGAGCAGCAGGGGGCAGATATCCGGCCGAAATAATTAACAATTACACAAGTGATTGA
- a CDS encoding transposase yields the protein MWNSSKNTKKEWRHFGRKEKCVVSDNYLNREFSATRPNEKWVTDITCLKFNGKKIYLSTILDLYNNEVVSYKISERNDLKLVADTLKSAIKKRDVKGLLLHSDQGFQYTSIRYNQLLKGVQPAKRVFRTLRLNDP from the coding sequence ATATGGAATTCAAGCAAAAATACGAAAAAAGAGTGGAGGCACTTTGGACGTAAAGAAAAATGTGTCGTCTCAGATAACTATTTAAACAGAGAATTTTCAGCTACACGCCCAAATGAAAAATGGGTGACAGATATAACCTGTCTCAAATTTAATGGAAAGAAAATCTATTTATCTACAATATTGGACCTTTACAATAATGAGGTTGTTTCGTATAAGATAAGTGAAAGAAATGATCTTAAACTAGTAGCTGACACTTTAAAATCAGCCATAAAAAAAAGAGATGTCAAAGGACTCCTATTGCATAGCGATCAAGGATTCCAGTACACCTCAATAAGATATAACCAACTATTAAAAGGGGTCCAGCCAGCAAAACGCGTATTTCGTACGCTAAGGTTGAATGACCCTTAA
- a CDS encoding YolD-like family protein, which yields MLAVPQIEEMEQLIISSLENNYLLEIITWKGGFFTSRVGIVTKVDPILKTIQIQDELDITINLDFFQIVEVKSKE from the coding sequence TTGCTGGCGGTACCCCAAATAGAAGAAATGGAACAACTGATTATAAGTAGCTTAGAAAATAACTATTTGCTGGAGATCATAACATGGAAAGGTGGTTTTTTTACCTCAAGAGTTGGTATTGTAACGAAAGTTGATCCCATCCTTAAAACAATCCAAATTCAAGATGAATTAGATATAACAATAAACCTCGATTTTTTTCAAATTGTCGAAGTAAAATCCAAGGAATGA
- a CDS encoding TetR/AcrR family transcriptional regulator has protein sequence MNTNQDNAKSPQDEMRSKLLIKLIPTIRKKGFQTLRMDEIAKYMDVSKATMYKYFASKEEIIEGVVNSFVQYINELTVQSLDTVQSFDTKFRELFEQAILLAAYISDTFLDELKVMYPDLYNSLKEAMKRREDQISAFYQEGKEKGIFNDVNERLIFLQEDVLVRAMLDMKFLMLHHMTLNQVLLDFYKLIKLQLFKAEKLEVTNDSDVIQKIDYMAQKITRDL, from the coding sequence ATGAATACTAACCAAGACAACGCTAAAAGTCCTCAAGATGAGATGAGGAGTAAATTACTTATTAAACTAATTCCTACTATACGAAAAAAAGGATTTCAAACATTGCGAATGGATGAAATTGCAAAATATATGGATGTAAGCAAAGCTACAATGTACAAATACTTCGCTTCGAAAGAAGAAATTATTGAAGGTGTCGTAAATAGTTTTGTCCAATACATCAATGAATTAACTGTACAATCTCTTGATACCGTACAATCTTTTGATACTAAGTTTCGAGAACTATTTGAACAAGCTATTTTACTTGCGGCGTACATTTCTGATACTTTCTTAGATGAACTGAAAGTCATGTACCCAGATCTATACAACTCTTTAAAAGAAGCAATGAAAAGACGTGAAGATCAAATTTCAGCATTTTATCAAGAAGGAAAAGAGAAAGGTATATTTAATGATGTCAATGAACGACTTATTTTTTTACAAGAAGATGTATTAGTTCGAGCAATGCTAGATATGAAATTTTTAATGCTGCATCATATGACACTTAACCAAGTGCTCTTAGATTTCTATAAGTTGATTAAGCTCCAACTATTTAAAGCTGAAAAACTGGAAGTCACAAACGATTCAGATGTAATACAGAAAATTGATTATATGGCTCAAAAAATTACCCGTGATCTGTAA